One Dysosmobacter welbionis DNA segment encodes these proteins:
- a CDS encoding PHP domain-containing protein translates to MYLADYHVHSRISPDASASMQEMAEAAIRLGFQEICFTDHVEPIRFGTTEPRGPMTGIP, encoded by the coding sequence ATGTATTTAGCCGACTACCACGTCCACTCCCGCATCTCACCGGACGCCTCCGCCTCCATGCAGGAGATGGCGGAGGCGGCCATCCGGCTGGGGTTCCAGGAGATCTGCTTCACAGACCATGTGGAGCCCATCCGGTTCGGCACCACCGAACCCCGGGGGCCTATGACTGGGATCCCATGA